Within the Labeo rohita strain BAU-BD-2019 unplaced genomic scaffold, IGBB_LRoh.1.0 scaffold_508, whole genome shotgun sequence genome, the region TATGTCCTTAACAGGGTGGGATACATTCACAGCCAGTGTCTGAACAATCTAcccataattattatttttggagtCCCTGAGCTTGGCCAAAATGTACTTCTAATAGTTAAACATGTCACTATTTGGTAGAATTTTGGAAATTCCCCCAGAATTATGAAGCCAAAACATTACTGGAATACCAGGAATGACCCATTTATGTCAGTTTTggaattagtgtttttttattttgggggtaCAGGAagtgttttatgtatttgttgttatttctccatgtttaatgaatgagtgaattGAGTTGAATGAGGAGCGCAAACGTTCTGTGTTCGGTTTATGACGTCACAGTGCGCGGTTTGAACCGAATCATCGACGGTTGAACTTGTGCTGCTTCAGTCTCCACATCTGTATCTGCAGCTGCTGGTGAGTCTGTGATcaaattattagttttataaCGTTTTCATATTGcggaaattgttttatttgcatatcAGTCATTTTAACCGTTAATGCCCtagtgaaaaaacagcatatgctgctggtttaagctggtcctttgctggtttatgctggtccttgaccagcaacatgaccagcataaaccagcatcaaaacatacttaccagcatatgctggttttttcaccagggcggTGCATGCGTATGAACCGAATCGTgccaaattacatttattattgttatgtagATTTGTTTCCATGACACCCGAAGAGCCAAAGCTAGACTATTCGTTAGCACTGCTGctgtttgtaattttataaacattGTCAGATCACTTTAACGTTATCTCCATCCAAAACGTTGTTGCTTGTAATCATAGGCTGGATGTGTaggtttaaaatgtaagttttaatTGAAATACATTTGCAGTATGATGATACAGACACAGGATGGCGTTCAGCATCTTGCCATTAACATTACACAGTGAAcacacataaaatgcatatattcatttatatattcaatatatttacTTACCAAGTTGCACATTTTCATTATTCTGCTGTAGGATCTTCCAGAAATGTTGTTGTAGAGTCAGAGATGTGCTGCTGAACACTGTGTAAGTGATTCAGTCTCTGCTGAGTTTTACACTGAGCACTTGTTTTCATCAGAGAGCAGGTAAGTGCTGTAGGAGAAAAGTATTTCACTACAGCAGTGGTTGTCAATGCTGAGAGAGCTTCATGAACTGAAACGAGTGTGTCAGACAAGAGACACAAACAACATGACTGGATCAAAACTGAAAACAACTGCACTAAAGGATGGAAAAATACTATTCACAAGTttgcctgcccatccagtcctgacGGATAATGGCAAACCAACTTGGCTTGTTGTTGTCAGTGGAGGCTCAGGCCTCGAACTCAAGGCTCAGCTTGAGCTCTGAGTTCAATCACCACATTGTGGTACTGCATAGAGGAAGAATAACAGAAATACAGGAGGAAACaaggaggtggagggatgcagAAGAATTATTGCTGTGACAGCGCAATGACTGCTGCTCATAATGATGATCGACAGGACTTCTGTAACTTTAAGCAAGAGGTGTAGAGTATGTGTAAGAGTAATATAGCAAAGGTAAGTGTTATATAGCACATACCTACAACAGTGCTCCCCAAACCTGTCCTGGAGCCCCCACCACTACACATTTTTGTCTCTCAACTTACACAATGATTCATCTCATCAGGTCATTTGTAGACACTGTGAGATCTGAATTGATATTTCAATAACAGAGACACACATATTGTGCAGTGGTGAGGGTTTGCAGGACAAAATTGGCAAGAACTGACTGATAGCTTACTCAATATAAGGCTATTTGTAATATTCGAGGGGTTGAGATTCGTCCCTGAGGTACCTGACTTGGCCATGGCTTCTGAGATACCTGTGGTGATCGTCACTTTACGGCTGCTGCTTGCTGAACTTCCTGTCAGGGTTATTGCTTCCCTGAAGTCCCTGTCTTAGCCAACGCTCCCTGAGGTCCCTGTGACGGCCGATGCCGCTTGAGGTCTCCCCTGTCATGGCCAAAGCTCCCTGAGGTCCCTTCCATTACCTCCATCTGAAAACGGCTATTTCCCTACTATACACTAGGCAAAAAGCAATATGtagattttaatttacaatacattttctAATGGACATGAAGTAAAATTTGTCCCAAATGACGTTCTATACACTGTGCACTTATAGTACGCACTATGTACTCTCCTCTCAAACAGCACACTAACTTTTTTACTTAACCAGAAGTATATGCCATTTCCCAGTTGAGATTAAATGACTATAAATGCACATAATGTTGCATAATGCACATACTTTCTACATTTTACTGTTAATGTTAATAGTCAAACTGTGCCTCAACAATGTAAAATCAGTGTAGTAAGTTGATGTGGTTGTAGTTGAATGGCTGCTGGCAATATAGTGCTGTTCTTGAGCCACTGCTAGAAAACACAGTACAAGAGCCACAACCCAGACGCCCCTCAGTGCTATGGTCACAGTACAGGCACCCCTCAGCGCTTCAGCATCAGTCCAGGCACCCTCAAGCCGCCGCCACAGGTACCTCTCAGTGTGCAGGTAAAGCCCAATCAGCCTTTAGTTCAGCACACACAGCCACAGACCAGCACAGGACCATCTCAATGCCATGGCCAACATACAGGTGCATTCAGGACAGTTACTAGGTCGGGTAGTAGAGTACAGGTAAGAGCTGTAAACTAAAGATAAGACTTGTAGAGTACAGGTAAGTCCTGTGAAATACAGGTAAGGGTtgaaaaatacaggtaaaaGTTACAGACAAAAGTTAAGAGTTGTAGACCGAAGGTAAGAATTGTAAATTACAGGTAAGTCCTGTGAAATACAGGTAAAATAGGCAGTATTTTTATATGTGCCGGCCAGAGGAGGATGGGTACCCCCAGATGAGTCTTGGTTCCTCCCAAGGTTTCTTCCTACATTTAATTATGTAGGGAGTTTTTCTTTGCCACTGTCGCCTTTGTCTTGCTCACTGGGGCTTTAAGGCACTGTAATGCTGCCTTGAGGTTTCTGTCACTATCCGTGTCGTTAAGGCGCGTCTGTTAAGACCCGTTCACAACCGGCAATACTTATTCCAATCTACAGTAACAGAAATCATATTTAACGTGTCGTGAATGCAGTCTAAGTTGAATGTACTGAGATAAAAGACTGTACTATGAAGTAATGGCATGAAAATGTGTCTTTATATTGTTTTGTGATAGTAGTTTAATTCACTAGTAAATAAGTGGATTCAGGTATTAAATCGTTCAAAAAATGTAGGAGTTACAACCAACTAGTTAATCACAATAACTTAACCTCAgtataacaaaataacatacaGTGCGACCAGTGTTGGATTCACAAGCAAATGACTGTTATGAACTACTTCTTCAAAGGGATTCAGAGACATGCAGATCAGTCAGTGCAGTCCGAATTGTgcacaaatgactcttatgatttggttattttaatgaatcattttaaaaaaaaaaaaaaactcacaaacTTGGGAGTTTAAAACAGTCTGATGAATCCTTTACTTAATGAAGTTAGTTAAGCATAATAACTTAAACTCACTATAATGTAATAACATATACAGCATAAGCAGTGTCTGATTCACGAGCAAATGACTCTCATGATCTGGTTGTTTTAATGAACACATTGAATCACAGCCTAAGAGCCTCATTGTTTCAGTACAGGACCAGCTCCGGTCTACAGCCGTGAACCCGCTCCACCACAGCACTGTATCCATTATTATActgtaacaataaaacaaacaaataaaaatgaacaatgtgacaatatttctgaataaagAGTGATTCTTCCACAATACACAAGTGTCCAGTGTTATTTCCATTTTAAGAATGCAGAGATGTGCCCAGagtgtgttttattaacatgaGAAGAAAACAATGACACAGTTTCACATTGTAGTACTAACTTGAGTTTATTCTGActgaattttctttaaaaattggTCCAAATATTTGACAGAAAAGTAGAAAAATGAGGTATGTTTACatgattttactttatatttcaaCAATCTTAAATTGAAACAGTGATCTGACTGTGAGTGACTGACTTCTTACATTCACTCTTTGGttgatataatttataaaacatgACATACAGTATGAACACGTGCTGTTTTTCATCTACTACTGTATATAGTGAATCaggcacaaacacacagacacggACACacttctttaataaaatatttacagagcCAAAATCCTCATGACTGTACATGAgatgttataaaacattttgcatcACACCTTGACCTGCAGGAAGCACTGGAGCTCTAGATGAAAGGTTTTTGTATATGGCCAAATGCAAACCTGTGaaggaaaaacatttatatttataataaaatggtataatttatatgtaaacttgtttgcaaaaaatatgcaatttggcACAGTTGCTAGggagcccatttctgccactaaatgaaaaaggatattctgactttttatctcacaattctgacattttttctcagaatggtgtgatataaactcacagttgtaagaaataaagtcagaatttcaagataaaaaTTTTCAATAGCAAGTTATAAAATTAGAATGacaagatataaacacatttggaagaaataaactcagaatggCAAGATTTgaacacaattctgagtttgtttgttttttaaacggcataatataaactcacaattgggagaaataaagtcagaattgtgagatatagaaaacatttttgctcataattgcatgatataaactcacaattctgacttttttcagaactgcatgaaataaagtcagaattgcaagaaataaagtcatagcGAGAAATATTCTATTACCTTTCAGAATTTCTTTAGCACCAGTAGAAAAAAGGAAGAGCTTGACGTGAATTAGTacttgaaaatcaaaatatctacaacattataatgtaaGTTCAAGCCTCACTCTCTTTGTCTAAAATTTATGATACATAACATCAAACACATCGAAAGGCATTTTAATTTAGCTCTGTTAAGACCAACTTTACATGTAAGCCTGTTAGTCCTATGGAGTGTTTTCACGATGTGTCATCAATCaaccatattggcagcactgaacgtaaacaatgccactgaaccgaacaaaacttgcatatttagctgattaatgctgctgaaatggtcaattattgtcatgttttgggctgtattaATTGGTCAGATCAGGGAAAACATTTGGGAAGTACTATAGACTGacaaaaattataacaaatcaacgagaagtgtgcaaaaaactgaggaacaaaaggcatttgtggttggccaaactgaaacaggatttccagggcaggaatattgacaacattcatgtttgttcttatttctggtcaggtaggtgaaatattaggttaATATCATAATTAATACAGCTCGTATGTatttttaccacctattaactttagtttgtcaaaacctgtggacttggcaaccctgACTGGCCGGGAAGGAGACCAGAGGTAGCTCAATGGCAAAGTTCAAAGTGTGGCCAGAGTACGCAGTTGTGTTAATAAGAGTGTGCAGAACACTGAACGCTCATTCTGCTGTGGGACTGAACACGGCATGACAATGAGAGGCTCTGTCCTGATTTCACTCTGCATCCTGATCCAGCTGTGTCTACAAAACACGGTGAAAGCAGAGGACGGTAAGTCAAGTTAATGTCTTGCACAACAGTATGTTAACTGTCAAAAACAACTTTCTTATGAATGCAAGAAAACTGCATTTACTCAAACTGTGAAGCAATTGTGTTTTTCACGCACTTTAACACAGATATGCGTGCACTGTAGGTGAATGATTCGGTAAACAGTAATAGTGCGAAAGTGCACGTAGGTGTGTCGATCGGATTTTgctttaacattattaaagaaaagTATATGATACATAACCGATTAAGCTTAattagtgtatttatatataggctatgcatataaaaaaaataggcaGTATACGAAGTtataacgcatgcataaaaattattaaacaaattaatcaaataaatgtaattagcataaaacaaaatagtttCAGATggtagttatatatatatatatatatatatatataattgtaaaagATTAAGTATAGCATCTataaattatgcaaattaaaataaataaataaaaatcttaaataattattatggaaatatataatagtattatagTTTCAGACAAAGTACAGTTTGTAACCTAGATAGTATGACATAGTACAAAATAGTACACAAAATATCATGCATAGGACATAAAAGtatagtaaataaaatgaaatacatattagaatataaaacattaaataattaatataaaaatgttgaaaatattggGAGATAAAGCATAGCAGATATagcatatatattaaatatattaaaataaaatatgaaataaaattaacagaaattctaaaataattattgtgcgtgtatatatatatatatatatatatatatatattgacgAGTCAGCTGCCTTCCCCCTACTGATCATCGTCATCCCGTCCCTTAATcaccgcccttcaccaggctcccaacgggagtgggcgtgtcaGAGAAGAGGGGCGCCGAAACAGTCAGGTCAgacggcgtgtgatgaggcacacctgacaTGAATAAAGCCTCATTACCGCTGCTGGTGAAATGCTGAGCACGCCTCTTCTTGGCAGACCGGTCTCTTTCCCGAGCATGCATGCTGGTGTCCttgtgggtccaggaagggacCGTTGAGAGAATCGAGCTGCCGCCAAAGCAACAAACTGCCACTCCTGTGGTCCAGATGAGTACCGCACCTGTTAGATGGCTGACGGGCAAGGATGCCGGGCTGTTGAATCCCTCAGAAGTCCTCTGAGCCAAGGAGGACTTAGCCGCTGAAGGAAACCGCCGCCCCTAGACCTGAGAGGGGATCGCGCACGGCCACCGGACTCCACCTCTTACCTGATCCCTTCCTTCTCGAATGCTGCctctccttcacggaacccctaGCACGACAATGACACTAAAACCCCTGTTTTTTTGTACACTTTATTCCCCCTTTTCAGAcactttttgtttatgtttaataaaagcctctccgaagCCTGACGTCATGCCCACTGTGTCTGTTGTTTGCTCCTCCCGCCACTACATTAAGGCTttctaatataatttgtaatataactaataatattaatattataataataatatataacaatataatattaatattataataataactaataatatatatatatttttaagcatgTGAATGtcataaagtttaaatattcaAAGTATACTCTGAAATTTGAATGGGAACCAACtgcttctttttctctttctatgccagtttcaataaaaatgaatagcAAATCACAGTGCAAGTATGAAAATGACTTTAAACTCTCCTTTTTAATGAATTACACAGGACCTGTCCTACAAACCAAGTATGGTGCCCTGAAAGGTGAATATATGAAAGCAAAGGGAAAGGACACAGTTGTCCACTCCTACCTGGGCATTCCGTTTGCCAAGCCACCCGTGGGCCCATTGAGATTTTCTCCTCCACAGCCTGCAGAGAAATGGGCCGGAGTGAGAGACGCTACAAAGCAGCCGTTAATGTGAGAATAAACTTAAACTAATGCACCTGTGGATATGCAGTTCCCTATCAAATGGTCTCTCCCGTTGCATTGCTACACATATGGGGAAACTCCTGTTTACTCTGAAGCCTGATTTGTTCATGTTCGTGTAgcttcacaaacaaattaatcaGAATCTTTCTCCTTCAGTGCAAAGATCATCTCCTCACTGGATTCGGGAGAAGAAACAAGAAGCTCAAAGCCTGCTGCTCGCCGTAGAAGAACTCTGGCAGTGGAAGATCTCCTCTTAGCAAGTGCTTCACCTGCAGCCAAATGCATCTGACTGAAAAGATTTGCTCTTTCCTTGcaacattgttttaaatgttgtgttACGAGTATGGCTCTTGCAGGGAACCCCTGAATGACTCAGACGGGCATGGTGACTGCGTTGCTTGCCTGGGCAGTGATCACGCTGAGGCTGCGCTCACCTAGAGAGAGTAATTTTCTTTCATTAAGGGTGTCATCCTCAATCTGCTCTCCCATTTCTTCTCTCCCAAGAGCCTAGGAGGAAGAAATAGTGGGGCAACAGCCTGCCCCCTTATTCCGGGATGATTTCACCAGGACGTGGTGCGGCCCCTACTTGAAATGTGTTCATTCATGAACTTCTGCCACTCTTACCAGTTGACGGCTTTGAAGAGAGAGGTTATGGCGGCCTTCTCCCTCTGCAAATCTCTGCCCACCATCGGCTCTGGGATTGAAGGCCCAAGCAGTGCAGTTCTGATACCTTCAAGGAACTGTAGACAGCAACTGACCTAGCTCTGCGCTCTACAAAGTTCATTGCGCAGGCGACTGGCAAGGCCTTTTCCAACTTGGTGGTGCTGGAGCGACAAGAAGTCTTCCTCGACTTCCCAGTCTCTCCCAATGGACTGTTTGGCCCTGCCATGGATGGATTTGCAGAATGGTTTACGGCAGCACAGTAGTCATCGCAGGCCATGCATCACTTTTTGCCAAAGCGCTCCAGTTCGGTTGCTGGTAGAATGCTCCATCCTCCTACCAGCCTGCAAACCCGCGCCGCCTCTAGCCCAGCCCCAGCCTAAGTCTGAGCCTGGGCTTCAGCAGTGCCCTCAAATGCTACCTGTTTCCTAAACGCCAAGGTTCCTGCCCCAGAGTTACTTTCAGTTGCAGAAACCATCCTGATCCCAACACAGACAGGAAGAGGAGAAGGTCATGGACTACTCTCAAAGAAGTCTCGTACTCACTCTCCATTCCCCCACTGAGCTCTGGCCGATGGAAGCTCTGTTCAGGCTGGGCCCATCCTTCTCTCTCAGCAAACTACTGCTGTGATGGCAGTCCCACATACTCAAAAGAGCACTTCTTCTCTTCTCACTACCACGAGTGTTAGTTCCCTGCCTCCATGCAGCACGCTGGCACT harbors:
- the LOC127160963 gene encoding pyrethroid hydrolase Ces2a-like, with the protein product MTMRGSVLISLCILIQLCLQNTVKAEDGPVLQTKYGALKGEYMKAKGKDTVVHSYLGIPFAKPPVGPLRFSPPQPAEKWAGVRDATKQPLMCLQDKQLAKDLVASLSMNAEFPDSSEDCLYLNVYTPSKPGANDKLPVRVTDLDELYFHVY